A region from the Salvia splendens isolate huo1 chromosome 15, SspV2, whole genome shotgun sequence genome encodes:
- the LOC121768448 gene encoding calcium/calmodulin-regulated receptor-like kinase 2 isoform X2 encodes MAGILIASLVFFGIRWYKKRARLQQRENERSPSTLPIRRHGLNTSVDFSASLSSSMTNGPTEPIQKPQHSWWNNNSKDRFASVSGILRYSYKDIQKGTQNFTTILGQGSFGPVYKATMPAGEVVAVKVLASDSKQGEKEFQTEVSLLARLHHKNLVNLVGYCVDKGQHMLVYEFMSNGSLENLIYNDVEQALSWEDRIQIALDISHGIDYLHDGAVPPVIHRDLKSANILLDRYMRAKVADFGLSKEEHFDGRNSGLKGTYGYIDPMYISTNNFTTKSDVYSFGILLFELITAIHPHKNLMEYVNLASMSLDGVDDIIDAKMAETCNIEEVRSLAKIAHRCLHKTPRKRPSMGEVSQAIVKIKQQRRRLVKEDTMSLAGEDLSRAVSRIECQQLELRRMGSIEERPNE; translated from the exons ATGG CAGGCATACTTATAGCTTCTCTCGTATTTTTTGGCATTCGTTGGTACAAGAAACGTGCTCGTCTTCAGCAACGTGAAAATGAACGTTCTCCTTCTACTCTTCCAATACGTAGACATGGCTTAAATACGAGTGTTGATTTTAGTGCATCTCTTTCAAGTTCTATGACTAACGGACCTACCGAGCCCATCCAGAAACCCCAACATTCTTGGTGGAATAATAATTCCAAAGACCGATTTGCTTCTGTATCTGGCATTCTAAGATACTCGTACAA AGACATTCAGAAGGGGACACAGAACTTCACTACTATTCTGGGACAGGGTTCTTTTGGCCCTGTGTATAAAGCTACAATGCCTGCTGGTGAAGTGGTTGCTGTGAAGGTTCTTGCATCAGATTCAAAACAAGGGGAAAAAGAGTTTCAAACTGAG GTTTCTTTGCTGGCTAGGTTGCATCACAAAAATTTAGTGAATTTAGTCGGATATTGTGTTGATAAAGGGCAACACATGTTAGTATACGAGTTCATGAGCAATGGAAGCTTGGAGAACCTTATATATA ATGATGTGGAACAAGCATTGAGTTGGGAAGATCGGATTCAAATAGCACTAGACATTTCACATGGCATTGACTATCTTCATGATGGG GCAGTGCCTCCTGTCATACATCGAGATCTTAAGTCAGCTAACATATTGTTGGATCGTTACATGAGAGCAAAG GTTGCTGATTTTGGGCTATCGAAGGAAGAGCATTTTGATGGCCGCAACTCGGGCCTTAAAGGTACATATGGATACATAGATCCCATGTATATATCCACAAACAACTTCACAACAAAAAGCGACGTGTACAGCTTTGGTATTCTACTCTTTGAGCTCATCACAGCCATCCACCCCCACAAGAACTTAATGGAGTATGTCAACCTT GCCTCCATGAGCCTGGATGGTGTGGACGATATAATCGATGCAAAGATGGCAGAGACATGCAACATCGAAGAAGTGAGGAGTTTAGCTAAAATTGCTCACAGGTGCTTGCACAAAACACCCAGAAAGCGGCCTTCGATGGGGGAGGTTTCCCAGGCCATTGTGAAGATAAAGCAGCAGAGGAGGCGCCTTGTTAAAGAGGACACCATGTCTTTGGCAGGAGAGGATTTATCGAGGGCTGTGAGTCGAATCGAATGCCAACAGCTGGAGCTGAGACGAATGGGCAGCATTGAGGAGAGGCCCAATGAATGA
- the LOC121768448 gene encoding calcium/calmodulin-regulated receptor-like kinase 2 isoform X1 has product MLQKADLVIIGICVGLAAGILIASLVFFGIRWYKKRARLQQRENERSPSTLPIRRHGLNTSVDFSASLSSSMTNGPTEPIQKPQHSWWNNNSKDRFASVSGILRYSYKDIQKGTQNFTTILGQGSFGPVYKATMPAGEVVAVKVLASDSKQGEKEFQTEVSLLARLHHKNLVNLVGYCVDKGQHMLVYEFMSNGSLENLIYNDVEQALSWEDRIQIALDISHGIDYLHDGAVPPVIHRDLKSANILLDRYMRAKVADFGLSKEEHFDGRNSGLKGTYGYIDPMYISTNNFTTKSDVYSFGILLFELITAIHPHKNLMEYVNLASMSLDGVDDIIDAKMAETCNIEEVRSLAKIAHRCLHKTPRKRPSMGEVSQAIVKIKQQRRRLVKEDTMSLAGEDLSRAVSRIECQQLELRRMGSIEERPNE; this is encoded by the exons ATGCTTCAAAAAGCTGATTTGGTTATTATTGGAATCTGTGTTGGCTTGGCAGCAGGCATACTTATAGCTTCTCTCGTATTTTTTGGCATTCGTTGGTACAAGAAACGTGCTCGTCTTCAGCAACGTGAAAATGAACGTTCTCCTTCTACTCTTCCAATACGTAGACATGGCTTAAATACGAGTGTTGATTTTAGTGCATCTCTTTCAAGTTCTATGACTAACGGACCTACCGAGCCCATCCAGAAACCCCAACATTCTTGGTGGAATAATAATTCCAAAGACCGATTTGCTTCTGTATCTGGCATTCTAAGATACTCGTACAA AGACATTCAGAAGGGGACACAGAACTTCACTACTATTCTGGGACAGGGTTCTTTTGGCCCTGTGTATAAAGCTACAATGCCTGCTGGTGAAGTGGTTGCTGTGAAGGTTCTTGCATCAGATTCAAAACAAGGGGAAAAAGAGTTTCAAACTGAG GTTTCTTTGCTGGCTAGGTTGCATCACAAAAATTTAGTGAATTTAGTCGGATATTGTGTTGATAAAGGGCAACACATGTTAGTATACGAGTTCATGAGCAATGGAAGCTTGGAGAACCTTATATATA ATGATGTGGAACAAGCATTGAGTTGGGAAGATCGGATTCAAATAGCACTAGACATTTCACATGGCATTGACTATCTTCATGATGGG GCAGTGCCTCCTGTCATACATCGAGATCTTAAGTCAGCTAACATATTGTTGGATCGTTACATGAGAGCAAAG GTTGCTGATTTTGGGCTATCGAAGGAAGAGCATTTTGATGGCCGCAACTCGGGCCTTAAAGGTACATATGGATACATAGATCCCATGTATATATCCACAAACAACTTCACAACAAAAAGCGACGTGTACAGCTTTGGTATTCTACTCTTTGAGCTCATCACAGCCATCCACCCCCACAAGAACTTAATGGAGTATGTCAACCTT GCCTCCATGAGCCTGGATGGTGTGGACGATATAATCGATGCAAAGATGGCAGAGACATGCAACATCGAAGAAGTGAGGAGTTTAGCTAAAATTGCTCACAGGTGCTTGCACAAAACACCCAGAAAGCGGCCTTCGATGGGGGAGGTTTCCCAGGCCATTGTGAAGATAAAGCAGCAGAGGAGGCGCCTTGTTAAAGAGGACACCATGTCTTTGGCAGGAGAGGATTTATCGAGGGCTGTGAGTCGAATCGAATGCCAACAGCTGGAGCTGAGACGAATGGGCAGCATTGAGGAGAGGCCCAATGAATGA
- the LOC121768448 gene encoding calcium/calmodulin-regulated receptor-like kinase 2 isoform X3 encodes MTNGPTEPIQKPQHSWWNNNSKDRFASVSGILRYSYKDIQKGTQNFTTILGQGSFGPVYKATMPAGEVVAVKVLASDSKQGEKEFQTEVSLLARLHHKNLVNLVGYCVDKGQHMLVYEFMSNGSLENLIYNDVEQALSWEDRIQIALDISHGIDYLHDGAVPPVIHRDLKSANILLDRYMRAKVADFGLSKEEHFDGRNSGLKGTYGYIDPMYISTNNFTTKSDVYSFGILLFELITAIHPHKNLMEYVNLASMSLDGVDDIIDAKMAETCNIEEVRSLAKIAHRCLHKTPRKRPSMGEVSQAIVKIKQQRRRLVKEDTMSLAGEDLSRAVSRIECQQLELRRMGSIEERPNE; translated from the exons ATGACTAACGGACCTACCGAGCCCATCCAGAAACCCCAACATTCTTGGTGGAATAATAATTCCAAAGACCGATTTGCTTCTGTATCTGGCATTCTAAGATACTCGTACAA AGACATTCAGAAGGGGACACAGAACTTCACTACTATTCTGGGACAGGGTTCTTTTGGCCCTGTGTATAAAGCTACAATGCCTGCTGGTGAAGTGGTTGCTGTGAAGGTTCTTGCATCAGATTCAAAACAAGGGGAAAAAGAGTTTCAAACTGAG GTTTCTTTGCTGGCTAGGTTGCATCACAAAAATTTAGTGAATTTAGTCGGATATTGTGTTGATAAAGGGCAACACATGTTAGTATACGAGTTCATGAGCAATGGAAGCTTGGAGAACCTTATATATA ATGATGTGGAACAAGCATTGAGTTGGGAAGATCGGATTCAAATAGCACTAGACATTTCACATGGCATTGACTATCTTCATGATGGG GCAGTGCCTCCTGTCATACATCGAGATCTTAAGTCAGCTAACATATTGTTGGATCGTTACATGAGAGCAAAG GTTGCTGATTTTGGGCTATCGAAGGAAGAGCATTTTGATGGCCGCAACTCGGGCCTTAAAGGTACATATGGATACATAGATCCCATGTATATATCCACAAACAACTTCACAACAAAAAGCGACGTGTACAGCTTTGGTATTCTACTCTTTGAGCTCATCACAGCCATCCACCCCCACAAGAACTTAATGGAGTATGTCAACCTT GCCTCCATGAGCCTGGATGGTGTGGACGATATAATCGATGCAAAGATGGCAGAGACATGCAACATCGAAGAAGTGAGGAGTTTAGCTAAAATTGCTCACAGGTGCTTGCACAAAACACCCAGAAAGCGGCCTTCGATGGGGGAGGTTTCCCAGGCCATTGTGAAGATAAAGCAGCAGAGGAGGCGCCTTGTTAAAGAGGACACCATGTCTTTGGCAGGAGAGGATTTATCGAGGGCTGTGAGTCGAATCGAATGCCAACAGCTGGAGCTGAGACGAATGGGCAGCATTGAGGAGAGGCCCAATGAATGA
- the LOC121768447 gene encoding rhamnogalacturonan I rhamnosyltransferase 1-like isoform X2, giving the protein MCKLEDGVEADESHPQWNVGMNILGGKEVAETMYLRLSHARMKLWILRLITTLLIWICIMQFVAVGEDWGPKLLKSWPSCSIPPIMHDATNVSSFLPKRPHLPPKRVYNNNGYLVVSCNGGLNQMRAAICDMVSIARHLNITLIVPELDKTSFWADPSDFQDIFNVDHFILSLRDEVRILKELPPRLKRRVERGMFHELPPVSWSNLSYYHQQILPLLKRHKVVRLNKTDARLANNGLPLEVQKLRCKVNFNALRFTAPIQELGRKVVGMLRRKGSFLVLHLRYEMDMLSFSGCTRGCNTNEINELTAMRYSNPGWKEKVIDPNLKRKDGLCPLTPEETALVLRALGIDPNVQIYIAAGEIYGGKRRLKSLTNAFPNLVTKEILLEPSDLSFFKNHSSQMAALDYLVSLESDVFVPTYDGNMARVVEGHRRYLGFKKTILLNRRILVGLIDQYNQGTLSWDEFSFHVKEAHENRVGSPKKRAIISDRPKEEDYFYSNPQECLAADT; this is encoded by the exons ATGTGTAAATTGGAGGATGGAGTTGAGGCAGATGAGAGCCATCCGCAATGGAATGTGGGGATGAATATCTTGGGTGGAAAGGAAGTTGCGGAGACCATGTATTTGAGGCTCTCTCATGCTAGAATGAAGCTATGGATTCTGAGATTAATCACCACATTATTGATATGGATATGTATTATGCAATTTGTGGCAGTTGGAGAAGATTGGGGGCCAAAGTTGTTGAAGAGCTGGCCTTCTTGTTCCATCCCTCCCATTATGCATGATGCAACTAATGTGTCTTCTTTTCTGCCCAAACGGCCTCATCTTCCACCTAAGA GAGTATACAACAATAATGGTTACCTTGTTGTTTCTTGCAATGGAGGGCTCAACCAAATGCGAGCAGCT ATTTGTGATATGGTTTCCATAGCCAGACACCTTAACATTACTCTAATTGTCCCTGAATTGGATAAAACATCGTTTTGGGCGGATCCGAG TGATTTTCAGGATATATTCAATGTTGATCACTTCATTCTTTCATTGAGGGATGAGGTTAGGATACTGAAAGAACTTCCACCACGGCTTAAAAGGAGAGTAGAACGTGGAATGTTCCATGAGTTGCCTCCTGTTAGTTGGTCGAATCTTTCTTACTACCATCAGCAG ATTCTTCCACTTCTTAAAAGGCATAAAGTTGTACGCTTGAATAAAACTGATGCTCGCCTTGCAAACAACGGATTGCCACTGGAAGTTCAGAAGCTACGTTGCAAAGTGAATTTCAATGCACTGAGATTTACTGCCCCAATCCAGGAGTTGGGCAGAAAAGTGGTCGGGATGCTGAGACGAAAAGGTTCTTTCCTTGTGCTCCACCTTAGATACGAAATGGACATGCTGTCCTTTTCTGGCTGCACTCGAGGCTGCAACACCAATGAGATTAATGAACTGACTGCAATGAG ATATTCTAACCCTGGGTGGAAGGAGAAAGTCATAGATCCCAACCTTAAAAGGAAAGACGGTCTATGCCCTTTGACGCCTGAAGAAACTGCTCTAGTGCTGAGGGCTCTTGGTATCGATCCTAATGTTCAAATTTACATAGCAGCTGGAGAGATTTATGGTGGAAAAAGGCGACTGAAAAGTTTGACTAACGCCTTCCCCAATCTG GTTACAAAGGAAATATTGCTGGAGCCCTCTGATTTGTCGTTTTTCAAGAATCACTCGTCACAGATGGCTGCTCTGGACTATCTTGTTTCATTGGAGAGTGATGTTTTTGTTCCCACGTACGATGGAAATATGGCTAGAGTTGTAGAAGGACATCGCAG GTATTTAGGTTTCAAGAAGACTATTCTACTTAACAGGAGAATTTTGGTTGGTTTGATCGATCAATACAACCAAGGAACGCTGAGCTGGGACGAGTTCTCATTCCACGTGAAGGAGGCTCATGAAAACCGAGTGGGGAGCCCCAAGAAACGCGCCATAATCTCAGACAGACCGAAGGAGGAAGATTACTTTTATAGCAACCCACAGGAATGCCTTGCTGCAGATACTTGA
- the LOC121768447 gene encoding rhamnogalacturonan I rhamnosyltransferase 1-like isoform X1, translated as MCKLEDGVEADESHPQWNVGMNILGGKEVAETMYLRLSHARMKLWILRLITTLLIWICIMQFVAVGEDWGPKLLKSWPSCSIPPIMHDATNVSSFLPKRPHLPPKRVYNNNGYLVVSCNGGLNQMRAAICDMVSIARHLNITLIVPELDKTSFWADPRSIEIIDITPCTHILYHQCLLLIRFCYLCCSDFQDIFNVDHFILSLRDEVRILKELPPRLKRRVERGMFHELPPVSWSNLSYYHQQILPLLKRHKVVRLNKTDARLANNGLPLEVQKLRCKVNFNALRFTAPIQELGRKVVGMLRRKGSFLVLHLRYEMDMLSFSGCTRGCNTNEINELTAMRYSNPGWKEKVIDPNLKRKDGLCPLTPEETALVLRALGIDPNVQIYIAAGEIYGGKRRLKSLTNAFPNLVTKEILLEPSDLSFFKNHSSQMAALDYLVSLESDVFVPTYDGNMARVVEGHRRYLGFKKTILLNRRILVGLIDQYNQGTLSWDEFSFHVKEAHENRVGSPKKRAIISDRPKEEDYFYSNPQECLAADT; from the exons ATGTGTAAATTGGAGGATGGAGTTGAGGCAGATGAGAGCCATCCGCAATGGAATGTGGGGATGAATATCTTGGGTGGAAAGGAAGTTGCGGAGACCATGTATTTGAGGCTCTCTCATGCTAGAATGAAGCTATGGATTCTGAGATTAATCACCACATTATTGATATGGATATGTATTATGCAATTTGTGGCAGTTGGAGAAGATTGGGGGCCAAAGTTGTTGAAGAGCTGGCCTTCTTGTTCCATCCCTCCCATTATGCATGATGCAACTAATGTGTCTTCTTTTCTGCCCAAACGGCCTCATCTTCCACCTAAGA GAGTATACAACAATAATGGTTACCTTGTTGTTTCTTGCAATGGAGGGCTCAACCAAATGCGAGCAGCT ATTTGTGATATGGTTTCCATAGCCAGACACCTTAACATTACTCTAATTGTCCCTGAATTGGATAAAACATCGTTTTGGGCGGATCCGAGGTCAATAGAAATTATAGATATTACTCCATGTACTCACATCCTATATCACCAGTGTCTTTTGCTTATTAGATTTTGTTATCTCTGCTGCAGTGATTTTCAGGATATATTCAATGTTGATCACTTCATTCTTTCATTGAGGGATGAGGTTAGGATACTGAAAGAACTTCCACCACGGCTTAAAAGGAGAGTAGAACGTGGAATGTTCCATGAGTTGCCTCCTGTTAGTTGGTCGAATCTTTCTTACTACCATCAGCAG ATTCTTCCACTTCTTAAAAGGCATAAAGTTGTACGCTTGAATAAAACTGATGCTCGCCTTGCAAACAACGGATTGCCACTGGAAGTTCAGAAGCTACGTTGCAAAGTGAATTTCAATGCACTGAGATTTACTGCCCCAATCCAGGAGTTGGGCAGAAAAGTGGTCGGGATGCTGAGACGAAAAGGTTCTTTCCTTGTGCTCCACCTTAGATACGAAATGGACATGCTGTCCTTTTCTGGCTGCACTCGAGGCTGCAACACCAATGAGATTAATGAACTGACTGCAATGAG ATATTCTAACCCTGGGTGGAAGGAGAAAGTCATAGATCCCAACCTTAAAAGGAAAGACGGTCTATGCCCTTTGACGCCTGAAGAAACTGCTCTAGTGCTGAGGGCTCTTGGTATCGATCCTAATGTTCAAATTTACATAGCAGCTGGAGAGATTTATGGTGGAAAAAGGCGACTGAAAAGTTTGACTAACGCCTTCCCCAATCTG GTTACAAAGGAAATATTGCTGGAGCCCTCTGATTTGTCGTTTTTCAAGAATCACTCGTCACAGATGGCTGCTCTGGACTATCTTGTTTCATTGGAGAGTGATGTTTTTGTTCCCACGTACGATGGAAATATGGCTAGAGTTGTAGAAGGACATCGCAG GTATTTAGGTTTCAAGAAGACTATTCTACTTAACAGGAGAATTTTGGTTGGTTTGATCGATCAATACAACCAAGGAACGCTGAGCTGGGACGAGTTCTCATTCCACGTGAAGGAGGCTCATGAAAACCGAGTGGGGAGCCCCAAGAAACGCGCCATAATCTCAGACAGACCGAAGGAGGAAGATTACTTTTATAGCAACCCACAGGAATGCCTTGCTGCAGATACTTGA